Proteins from a single region of Hermetia illucens chromosome 3, iHerIll2.2.curated.20191125, whole genome shotgun sequence:
- the LOC119650699 gene encoding uncharacterized protein LOC119650699 yields MCRCCQSCWEDLYWTCIEERFCYDESIANYNPDEDEYFEKQNGTVNGVQSSDNNNMPICNQPINRNPSVLSSKIHEDDYRREIQTTVPILAPEILAVFANSQIFNEHQPKLTRNATKNYLPGIHGKDKETDEEKLIKRLEGDTEITSTHQAETADKKPISFTISPDSPPSELRRSLSNQKFHAIIEEDASSVSDKDEVILRPQKISADPNGSNNHLKAPDLFSKNNLRNVKSVPYFPIRPASENDIFIISETSSRISMTPEIPSISYSTLPKNYEDTPTIEKYRESTSLYSIQTANMAKAMKVDDYSMPRYFRKSTLLSQSTDSFASRDDVQQQPQKRYERSKRLKNLRDSLPPLRIHSIRHKFRDEAKNVD; encoded by the exons TTGCTGGGAGGATCTCTACTGGACCTGCATCGAGGAAAGGTTTTGCTATGACGAGAGTATTG CCAACTACAACCCCGATGAAGACGAGTATTTTGAGAAACAAAATGGAACAGTCAACGGTGTTCAGTCGAGCGACAACAATAATATGCCAATATGTAATCAACCGATAAATAGGAATCCTTCTGTATTAAG CTCGAAAATTCACGAGGACGACTATCGTCGTGAAATCCAAACGACAGTACCAATTTTAGCACCTGAAATTCTCGCCGTGTTCGCAAACTCACAAATATTCAACGAACACCAACCAAAATTGACGCGGAATGCAACGAAAAATTATTTACCTGGTATTCATGGAAAAGATAAAGAAACAGATgaagaaaaattgataaaacGTTTAGAAG GGGACACCGAAATAACATCAACACACCAAGCTGAAACCGCTGACAAAAAACCAATAAGCTTCACCATATCCCCAGACTCGCCACCATCAGAACTTCGACGATCACTATCCAATCAAAAGTTCCATGCAATAATCGAGGAGGATGCAAGCAGTGTCAGCGACAAGGATGAGGTGATACTACGTCCCCAAAAGATTTCAGCTGATCCCAACGGTAGCAACAACCATCTGAAAGCGCCGGACTTGTTCAGCAAAAACAACCTTCGCAACGTTAAAAGTGTTCCTTACTTCCCAATACGACCCGCTAGTGAGAATGATATCTTCATCATATCGGAAACATCTAGCAGGATAAGTATGACTCCTGAAATTCCATCGATATCCTATTCTACCCTACCGAAGAACTATGAAGACACTCCTAcaattgaaaagtacagggagtcgACGAGTTTGTATTCTATTCAAACCGCGAACATGGCGAAGGCTATGAAAGTGGATGATTACTCCATGCCTAGATATTTCAGGAAATCCACCCTCCTCAGTCAGAGCACTGATAGCTTCGCGAGTAGGGATGATGTTCAGCAGCAACCTCAAAAGCGCTATGAGAGGAGTAAAAGACTAAAGAATCTTAGGGATTCGTTGCCACCATTAAGGATACACTCGATTCGCCATAAATTCCGTGACGAAGCGAAAAATGTAGATTAA
- the LOC119651568 gene encoding prolyl endopeptidase yields the protein MMRIVSQCNIRRLTCFRRYFQFSPDLSPNSSRIHIKLPNLQNPFLTESSIFSTRSATTRSLSNSLSTMVSGAKFEYPEARKDETIFDDYHGTKVPDVYRWLEDPDAPETQAYVEEQNKISRPYLDGCDEWQKINKKLTKLWNYPKYYVPARHGDRYFFYKNTGLQNQNVLYEQTTLDAEPTVFLDPNTLSADGTIALTQASFSDDGKYFAYGLSESGSDWIKIRVRNVETKEDYPETLNKVKFSSIAWTKDNKGFFYGMYPDQTGKTDGSETKSNENQKLFYHVVGDPQEKDVLVAEFPEEPNWRIMGEVSDCGKYIILSVVKDCRDNIVFYANLEDSKNGITGKLDIHPVVKKFEADYEFIANNGTRAVFRTNKDAPNYRLIVIDLASPAEENWQTLVKEHETDVLDWTTCAHQDKLILGYIHDVKSVMQIHSLETGEFIRSLPLDIGAVDRISADRKYSEIFYNFVSFLIPGSIHKFDMTDLDSEPQLIREVKLNLDGFDKDKYVVDQVFYESTDNTKIPMFIIRKKLDGPLKPRPCLLYGYGGFNISLQPCFSLTGLMFIDTFDGVLAFPNIRGGGEYGEKWHNAGRLLNKQNVFEDFQSAAKFLIDNSYTAKNKLVIQGGSNGGLLVGACINQRPDLFGAAVAQVGVMDMLRFHKFTIGHAWCSDYGNPSEEQHFKNLYKYSPLHNVHTPQNEKEEYPATLILTADHDDRVSPLHSLKFVAALHDAVRKSTYQKNPILLRVYSKAGHGAGKPTTKKIEEATDILTFCFKSLDVDVVNL from the exons ATGATGCGAATTGTCAGTCAGTGCAATATAAGGCGGCTGACCTGTTTCCGTagatattttcagttttctccCGATTTAAGTCCCAATTCAAGCCGGATACACATAAAATTACCAAATCTTCAAAACCCCTTCCTCACAGAATCTTCTATATTTT CTACTAGGTCGGCAACAACGAGAAGCCTCAGTAATAGTTTGTCTACGATGGTGTCTGGAGCGAAGTTCGAGTATCCAGAAGCGCGTAAAGATGAGACGATATTCGATGATTACCATGGGACAAAG GTTCCAGATGTTTACCGATGGCTCGAGGATCCCGACGCGCCGGAAACTCAGGCATATGTGGAGGAACAGAATAAAATAAGTCGACCGTATTTGGATGGATGCGACGAGTGGCAGAAGATTAATAAGAAGCTGACAAAGCTTTGGAATTATCCGAAATACTATGTTCCGGCACGTCATGGCGATCgatattttttctataaaaatacGGGATTGCAGAATCAAAA CGTTCTCTACGAGCAAACAACATTGGACGCCGAGCCCACTGTGTTTCTCGACCCGAACACTCTATCCGCAGACGGGACCATTGCCTTAACACAAGCGTCATTCTCGGATGATGGGAAGTATTTCGCGTATGGGTTAAGTGAGAGTGGCTCGGATTGGATAAAGATCCGAGTACGGAATgtagagacgaaggaggactatcCGGAGACGCTTAACAAAGTGAAATTCTCGTCGATAGCGTGGACAAAAGACAATAAGGGCTTCTTCTATGGA ATGTATCCCGACCAAACTGGCAAAACTGATGGTTCTGAAACtaaatcaaatgaaaaccaaaaaCTATTTTATCACGTAGTCGGCGATCCACAAGAAAAAGATGTTTTGGTTGCCGAATTTCCAGAGGAGCCAAATTGGCGAAT TATGGGCGAAGTATCAGATTGCGGAAAGTACATCATTCTAAGTGTGGTGAAAGACTGTCGTGACAATATTGTATTCTATGCAAATTTGGAAGATAGTAAAAACGGCATTACAGGAAAACTTGATATTCATCCAGTTGTTAAGAAATTCGAAGCCGATTACGAA TTTATAGCAAATAACGGGACCAGAGCAGTATTTCGTACAAATAAAGATGCCCCCAACTACCGTCTTATAGTGATTGATTTGGCCTCCCCAGCGGAGGAGAATTGGCAGACACTCGTGAAA gaACATGAGACAGATGTGTTGGACTGGACCACATGCGCTCACCAGGATAAACTGATTCTCGGCTACATTCATGATGTCAAG agcgtcatGCAAATCCATTCCCTAGAAACTGGTGAATTTATTCGAAGTCTACCCTTAGATATCGGCGCAGTCGATCGTATCAGCGCCGATCGAAAGTACTCagaaatattttacaatttcGTATCATTCTTGATTCCTGGATCAATTCATAAATTCGACATGACTGATCTTGATTCAGAGCCGCAACTGATACGAGAAGTTAAATTGAATTTAGATGGTTTCGATAAAGACAAATACGTAGTTGATCAGGTGTTCTACGAGAGCACAGATAACACGAAGATCCCAATGTTTATAATCCGAAAGAAATTGGATGGTCCCCTGAAACCACGCCCGTGTCTTTTATATGGCTATGGTGGCTTCAATATTAGTCTGCAGCCCTGCTTTAGTCTAACTGGTTTGATGTTTATCGATACATTTGATGGGGTGCTTGCCTTTCCAAATATTCGAGGCGGGGGCGAGTACGGAGAGAAATGGCATAACGCTGGACGGTTGCTGAACAAACAGAATGTATTCGAAGATTTTCAATCGGCTGCAAAGTTTTTGATAGACAACAGTTACACTGCAAAAAATAAACTTGTTATTCAAGGGGGTTCGAATGGCGGTTTACTAGTCGGAGCCTGCATCAATCAACGTCCTGATTTGTTTGGAGCGGCTGTCGCTCAAGTGGG GGTAATGGATATGTTACGATTCCACAAGTTCACCATTGGACATGCATGGTGTTCAGACTACGGTAATCCGAGTGAAGAGCAGCACTTCAAGAATTTGTACAAATATTCACCACTTCATAATGTCCACACACCGCAAAACG agAAAGAAGAATATCCAGCTACACTAATTTTGACCGCTGACCACGATGATCGGGTGAGTCCATTGCATTCGCTGAAGTTCGTCGCCGCACTTCATGATGCTGTACGAAAATCCACGTATCAAAAGAATCCAATATTACTACGAGTGTATAGCAAAGCTGGTCATGGTGCTGGAAAACCAACAACAAAGAAG ATTGAGGAAGCCACAGATATTTTAACATTTTGCTTTAAATCTCTCGACGTTGATGTTGTGAATCTCTAA